In Bacteroidota bacterium, the sequence ATTTTTGTTGGCTAAATAGGGACGCTTGGAGCCATCCCAATATTTTACGGTCTGGCCGTCAAATTTTGGCCCAAATTGGCAGTATGCCCGGTAAAAGGGATGCTTTGACCCGTCTCCATCGGTGATCCAGCCTTGTTCATTTCCGGTTATGGCAATGTTGTCGTCCCTGTCATAACCCGGGCCATAATCGTTCTGATAATCCGGTTGAAAAGCAAGATTTTCGGCAGTATATACATAGTTGAAATCTACTCCCATGCCTTTACGGACAGATCCTTTTTTTGTTGTAATGACCACCACCCCATTGGCAGCTTCTGAGCCATACAAAGCTGAGGCGCTGGCCCCTTTCAGGATAGTAAGGTTGTCTATATCTTCGGGATTGATGTCCAGCACCCCGTTTTCCCTGATTCGTTGTTCGTTCCAGTAGTCCGTATTGTTGTTGGCCCTGTCATAGTTTAAAAGGGGGTGATTTCTGATGGGAATACCATCGACTACGTACAAGGGTTGTGTGTTGTTATTAATTGATGTAACCCCTCGGATTTGAATATTTACTGCACTGGATGCTCCCCCGGGGGCGCTGTTAATCCTGACGCCGGTTGCTTTGCCATATAAGGCAGAGCCCAGATTGGTCGGGCCGGCCAGCGTAATGTCTTTTGCAGAGATACTGCTGACTGCATATCCTAAGGCTTTTTGTTCCCTGCTAATACCCATTGCTGTGACCACCACTTCATTGAGGTGTTTCACATCTTCTTCCATTTTTATGTCAATGCTCCTTTGTTTTGCAACGGTTACTTTCTGGGTTGCATAGCCCATGGATGAGAAAACAAGTACAGATTGTTCATTGGGTACTTTTATAGTGTAGTTCCCATTTAAATCGGAGATGGTACCAATAGATGTACCTTCCACAAAAACATTAACCCCGGGCATCCTTTCCCCATTGGCATCTGTAATTGTACCCTTGATAATAATGTTTTGTTGTATTACTGCTCCGAAGACGTTTAAGTTTTTATGCCGTAAACCGGCATTGAGATTTGACAAATATTCAGTATTAGCTTGAATATTGCATACTGCGACTAAACATATTAAAATGTAGGTGTAAACCCTGCGCAGTATAAGCTTAGTGAAGCATACTTTCATAGTTTTAATTTTAAGATTAAATTAAATTGTGTCAGAGCTCGCTTAATTATAGATAAATAGCATCTCTCATAAATCTAATCCGGAGAGTGGTTCATTTTTAGTTTTTTATGCTTTTTCCTCCTTTCTTTTTTAGGGATTTAATTGTTTAACGATCTGTTCTCCATTGCCGATTTTATAACCTGAAGAATAATAACCAATCTTTCCATCGGCCCGGGTTGTAATTACGATGGGAAAATTTTGGTTGAAGGCTTTGCCGGTTATTTGTTCGACTTTGGCCAGGAAATTATCCTGATCTATTGCAAAATATGTGTTCTTGGGAAAGTTTTTATAATTGGAAATTTCAAATCCTGTACCAAGCAAATCCTGTTTCACTAAAATCAATATTGACCCATTCCAGGAATCAAGGCTGTTTTTAAGTTTTGACAGGTCCTCCATCAGGTGCTTGGTAGGTTCTTTATCAGGATCAATCCAAATAAGCACACTGCCTTTGCCCCCTGATAATTCTTTTAAGGTTACCTGTTTATTGGATGGATATAAAGTGATTTTTTGTTCAGGGGGGAGGCTCCCATAGTTCACATTTATTTCCCCCGTTTTCACATCGCGAAACTGTAAATCCACTTCTTTTTCCCGGTTTGCTGTGATATTGAAAAACTTTATTTTACATAAAACCGAACCATCCGGCTGCCTTATCCCTGTAATCAGCCTGTAATTCCCTGTGTCAAGGCTTAATGAAGCGGGAAACTTGTCAAAAATATTACTGGTTTCGTAATCAAGTGTTTTGTAAGCTGCTCCGTCAAATTTGCCAAGGGTAAAGTGGGTGTAATATTCCGGTTTGAGCTGTTGCTGATTTTGATAATTCAAAATAAGTTCCCCTTTAGGGAGGTTAGATATATTTTTTTTCTCAAAGTACACATCATTCCATTTGTTATTTTGGTAAACCTGTGCAATGCCACGGGCAGCTTCCAGTTGGGCAGGAATTCCCATGCTGCGGCATAAAGCGACAAAGAATATTTTTCGCGATAATTGATCGGCATACCTGAGTTCGTAAACTCCTGCAGGTTTTATTGGTACTTTATACGAGTTGGCCTGGTCCAGAATTTTGATGTTTTGGCTGATCCAGTTTAAAATGAATGCAACATCTTTTTGACTGTTTCCCGTCATGAACTTTCCGAATTTTTGAAGGAAAAAGTGTTTATAGGAACTGATTAATTCATTAGCAATTCTTGGATTTAGAATAAATTTATGAAAAATTTCATTGCAAATTGAAGACTTATTACTTGAATAAAGCAAATGGTCGGATAAGACCTCCGCTGGTGTATCATGAAGATCCTTTTCCCTGATGACATAAAGGAGCTGCAAAGCACGATGCCTTAATCCGGGTTTTGTGGTTTTTAAAAATCTTTCAATTTCTTTCCAGTTGCCCCGGGCGGAGATTAAAACTTTTCTTGTGGAGTCGGCGTTCATGTGATTTTCAGAAGCAAATTCTTCGGCTTTTACCGAGTCGACGAATGTTTTTTCGTAAGCCTGTCTGATTTGGTCTTCCTTCTTAATACGGCGGATATTTTCTTCCCTTCCTTTTTCTGATGTCTGAACCACAGGCCCTTCAATGGGAGGAATAATATCATAGTCTTCGGTACGTTCCCTGTTGTTATTGCCCTGTAAAATAATCTTTACGGTATCTGTCTTCCCTACCGAAATTTTCTTATATCCGGTTTGGTTGTTTTTGCCGGCCCAGATGAGCAGGTCGCCATAGCCGGTAAGAAGTGAGCAGATTCCCTTCTTATTCGTTAAAGATTTTGCCAAAGGATAAAATTCTGCATAGTTATACAATCCGAATTCGACCGGAATATAGGGGGCAATGGAATAATCGCTGTTGAGAACTTTGACAATGACTCGTTTGGCAGGTGCATATTGTGGTAAAACGTTGATTTCTGTTACCAGCTCTGTCTTATTTACCACCTCATCTTTTCCCTTGTAGTTCCCGTATACATTGGTATGCAGCATCATGGCCCGGGTTGCAGGCCCGGCAAACCAACCCATGTTCAGATCAGGTTCGGGTTCACAGGCTCCCATGAAATACCATTTCCCGTCAACCCAAACTTCAACCCAGGCATGGTTATCATCGGAGTGGGCCCAGCGTGGAGTATAGATCTGACGTGCCGGCAGGCCCACCGAACGCAGGGCGGTCACTGTGAACACTGATTCCTCACCGCAGCGCCCGAATGCATTTTTTACTGTATTTAAAGGAGAACTGGTGCGTTCGTCTGTGCCATGGTAGGTGACTTTCTCATGACACCAGTGATTCACTTCAAGGGCTGCATCTTTCATCGAAAGATTTTTAATCCTTTCTTTCAACTCGTTGAAAAATACACTGCGGGCCGTATCAAGATTTTCATTCCCTGCCCTGGGAGGCAGTACGAAATGTCTGAAAATATCTTCCGGAATAGTTTTTCCCCAGGAAAAAGTCTTTTTTGCTTTAAAGGCCATCCTGACATTTTTCAGGTAAAAGCTGCCGCTGTAATCTGCCAGGTCGGATAAGGGCATATAGGCGTATAAGAATTCAAGAGCTTCTTTTTCTTCTGGGGTAAGTTTCTGGCCGAAAACAGAAAATAAAGCATGGCTGCGGTTTTTGGCCAGTTCTTTTTGTTTAAGGAATTGCCTGTTTACTTCGCTTCTGTATTTTATATCCGAAATGAAATGTGTTTGGGCCTGTCCTTGAGTCATTCCTATGGAAACGACTAGTAGAAAAAATATTAAAAATCTGGTTTTCATGATCCATGCATTAAATGATTTACAATAGCCACAATTTTTTGTATTTCATTACTATCGGTCAATTCAGTTGAAAATTCAGAAACACCGGTTGTATTTCCCATATTGAGAGGGGTATTTTGGTACTTCATTTTGCTCAAACAGGTCTTTTTCCCGGATAGATGAAATTCGTCAGCTCCGGTAGCTTTTATAATTTCCAGGATATTGGAACTGTTGATACCCGCTCCGGGCATGATTGCCAACCGTCCGGCAGAAAATTTTACCAGTCCGGCAATCAGCTTGGCACCCAGAAGTGCTGAGTTTTGTTGACCTGAGGTTAACAGCCGGTCAATGCCCAAATCAATGAGGCACTGTAAGGAATCGAAAGGATCCCTGCACATATCAAAAGCCCGGTGGAAGGTAACGCTAAGCGGGCGTGCCAGGTTAATCAGTTCGGGCATGCGGGATTTGTCAACCGATCCGTCATCATTAAGCATACCAATTACTATCCCGTCAACATTCAGGCTCTTGCATATTTCAATATCCCTTTTCATGATCGAAAATTCAAGGTCATTGTAAAGGAAATCGCCCCCCCTGGGACGGATTAAAACATTTATTTTTATTGAGAGCATTTTGCGTGCGGTTTCAATTGTTGCATAGCTAGGGGTAGTGCCCCCTTCCAGCAAATTGCTGCACAATTCTACCCTTGCTGCCCCGCCATTTTGAGCTGCTAATGCAGATTCTACTGAATTTGCACATACCTCAATGGTTATTGGTTTTTTCATGAAACAGGGATTAAACTTTCAGAATTTTCTCCAGGGCCAATGAAACAGCACCTAATAATCCACTTTTCCCGTTAAGGTTTGAAATAACGATTTCCGTATTGTCCTGCAACCTTGGAATGCAGTACTTGTTAAGTGCCTGTTGAATAGGGATCATGATAAACTGGTTGGCTTTGGAAAGTTTTCCTCCCAGTACGATAGTTTCCGGGTTGAACAGATGAATCAGGATAGAGATGCCTTTTCCCAATTTGTATCCCATCATGGAAAGAATTTGTACAGAATATTGATCCCCCATGTTTGCTGCTTCAATAACCAGGTCGGATTCGATTTTTTCGAGGTCTTCATTAACCATTGTCCTTAAGGAAGATATTTTCCCTTCCCTTATGCCTTCCTTGGCATATTGGGCCAGGACCAGCGCGGAAACCTCTGTTTCCAGGCAGCCCTGTTTCCCGCAGGAACATAAGATCCCATTTTCTACCATGGGGATATGGCTGAATTCTCCTGCCAGACCTGAATGTCCCCTGTATAGCTTTCCATTTAAAATCATCCCCAAACCGATTCCCCAACCAAGTTTTAGAACCAGGGCATTGTCTTTGCCTTTGGCTAACCCGAATTTACTTTCTCCAATAGCCATCACACTTGCATCGTTTTCCATGAAAACGGGTATACCTGTTTCTTCTTCAATTATTTTGCGCAGGGGTTTATTCCCGTATTTCATGAAGGTGTAATTAATACCCAGGTGGGTATTGACAAAACCGGGGATGCTTATTCCTATACCCAGTATTTTTGATTGATCTATCGGTGAGGATTTAATAAAGTTTTTTATTTCAGCAAGGAAAATTTCCAGTACCTTCTTTTCGTTGCTGAGTTTTAAACTGAATGATTTAATGTTTGTCACAATTTCATTCTGCATGTTGAAAATGGCCATTTGGGTATCATACTGGTCCATATCAATGCTGAGAATATATCCAAAATCAGGAACCAGTCCGTAAATTGCCGGTTTCCGCCCTCCGCTCGAATTTCTCTGTCCCCTGATTCCAACAATTTGGTCTTTTATCAGCTCATTAAGCAGGGTGGTAACGGATGGAGGAGTCATAAATAACAGTCTGCTCAATTCCAGGTTAGACATTGCCCCTTCGTAGAATAAATTTTTTATAATCTTCTTCTTTGCAATTGCCTTTTTGACCTGGACATTTGAACTAGTACCAGAGAATTCGGAATTGACAAAATTCTGTGATAGAACTTTTTCCATTTTTTTAAATTGAGTTAAACAAATTTAAAAAAAATATATATAAGAATTAAATAAATAATAAAAAATTTTAAAAAGTTATTTATCTGGATTTAAAATCAGGATTAAATAAAAAAAATTTTTTAATTTTATACCCTAGGAATCAGGAGCAGCAGCGACCATTGAAAAGCTGATTATTGTTGAGAAGTAGAAATTATCAGTTTTAAGTCAGGTGAATCGTGGTTGAATTGATTAAAAAATCTTGGGGTTGCATGATTCAGTTAGCCTGATTGATGGAAAATAACCGGATTGTGTTGTATGAAATTTCTGTAAAATTGATTATTAGTCTTTTATGCTATATAATTAAATTAATGAATCATGGAAACTAAATTTTCTTCCGGAGAAATGCCCGATATCATGCAAATAGAAGCTGATAAAGGCATGAGAACAAAAACAGAAAAGATACCTGTAAAGATTTTTTCTGATCACAATGACATAGCTGATGCTGTAACCAATGAAATTGCTACGGCAATTATTGAAAGTCAAAAACAAGGGAAAAATTTCGTATTGGGGCTTGCAACGGGCTCCACACCTACAACAGTATATACCCGTCTTGTTAACTTGTGCAGGGAAGGTAAACTGAGTTTTAAAAATGTCATCACCTTTAACCTGGATGAATATTATCCGATGGATCCTTCCTCCCTTCAGAGTTATGTCCGGTTTATGAAGGAATACCTTTTTGATCATATTGATATTAAGCCTGAAAATGTACATATTCCTGATGGTACTGTCCCCCGCGAAAAGCTTCAGGAATTTTGTCAGCATTATGACGAAATGATTGAACAGGCCGGAGGAGTTGATTTACAGATACTGGGTATAGGACGTTCGGGGCATATTGGTTTCAATGAACCCGGTTCGGAAATCAATTCACCCACCCGTTTGATTTCACTGGATCATATGACCATTGTGGATGCCGCCTCTGATTTTTACGGCGAGGATTATGTTCCCCGTAGGGCACTTACGATGGGTATAGGAACTATTTTAAAAGCAAGGCGTATTTTGTTGCTTGCCCTGGGGGAAGGGAAGTCTGCGATCATTAAAAGGGCTATAGAAGATCCTGTTAGTAATAATGTTCCTGCATCTTACCTGCAAACCCATCCCAACACCCTTATGATTCTTGATGATGCTTCCTCGGCCGAGCTAACCAGAGTCAAAACCCCATGGCTGGTGGATAGTTGCGACTGGGAGAATACCAAGTTGATCCGCCTTGCCGTTGGCTGGCTTTGCCAAAAGTTGAACAAGCCCATTCTGCGCCTGACCGACAGGGATTATAGTGAGAACGGCATGAGCGAGCTGATTGCGGTCAAAGGCCCTTCAAATAAGATTAATATCCAGGTGTTCAACGATCTCCAGCACACCATCACCGGATGGCCGGGAGGCAAACCCAATGCCGATGATACCTATCGCCCCGAAAGAGCTTTGCCCTATCCTAAACGGGTTTTGATATTCAGCCCTCATCCCGATGACGATGTGATATCCATGGGAGGAACATTGATCAGGCTTGTGGAGCAAGGCCATGAAGTGTATACTGCATATCAGACTACCGGATGCATTGCGGTACATGATGACGATGTTTTCCGTTATCTTGATTTTGCTACTGAATTTGATGAAACTGTTGATGTCAATACCGAAAAGATTGATGAACTCTATTCGCAGGTAAAGAAGTTTGTCGAATCCAAAAAGCCGGGTGAATCGGATACTCCTGAAGTTCAAAATATTAAGACTATCATCCGCAGGGGGGAAGCAAAGGCTGCCTGCAGGTTTATGGGAATTCCAATAGAACATGTGCATTTCCTGAATATGCCGTTTTACGAAACCGGCAAAGTGGTGAAGAAACCATTAGGCCAGCAGGATATTGACCTGATTGTAAAGTTGCTCAAAGAAATTCAACCCCATCAGATTTATGCTGCCGGCGATTTGTCGGATCCACACGGAACCCACCGGGTATGCTTTGAAGCCATAACCAGGGCTTTGAAAATTTTGAAAGACGAACCCTGGCTGAAGAATTGTAATATCTGGATGTACCGCGGAGCCTGGCAGGAATGGAATATCGGGGATATCGATATGGCGGTTCCCATTAGTCCGGATGAACTGATGATGAAGCGCAAAGCTATATTCAAGCATCAGTCTCAAAAAGACAAAGCGTTGTTCCCGGGATTTGATGAACGAGAGTTCTGGCAGAGGGCTGAGGACAGGAACAAGGCTACCGCAAAGCTTTATAATCAGGTAGGAATGGCAGAATATGAAGCTATTGAGGCTTTCGTAAAATACAAGAAATAATCAGTATAGGTAGTTTTTAAAATCTTATTGTTATATTCAAAAACCGGGTTATCCCGGTTTTTTGAATTTTGCATTTTTGTGTATTTGCCTGATGATTACGTTTTTTGTATCGTATGAACGATTTCAGGTCATCTAAAACCCTGAAGATAAAACCTGTTAGGTTTGGAAAATTAATATATCTTTTTATTCTCCTAAATTTTGGTTTTCATTGCCGTCAGCTTCAGCTGACGGATTCTGATGATATAATGATATTTCTTGGGCTTTAGCCCAACAATAGTTCAAAATAATACCGGAATATTTGGCTAAAGCCGCAAAAAATATTGCTTCATCAAATCCGTTGGCTTCAGCCAACGGATTTGATGAAGATGATTTCCTATTTTTTTAATGCCAAACACAGGGTTTTACTGGTGCCCCAAATTACATTTGTCCGGATCTGTTTGAAAGTTTCCTCTTCTAAAGGTATTTATCAACAATTTGTTGATTTGTCAAAGTAGGAATAAGTTTTATTTTATACATTTGCCTCAAACAAATATTTCCATGCAAATCTATCGAGTCATATTGCTTATTATAGCCATTGCCCTGCTGATCACCAATATTTATTTGATTTTCACGCGGCAGGATACCAATTTTTCTGATCCTAAAACTTATTTAGGAATTGTGGCATTGGTTGTAATCATCCCTTTGATTTACTGGAAAATAAAAATGGAGAAGAATAAAGGAAAGTAGTTGGAGATTTTCTTCTTAAAACTTTACCACCGTAATTCCTGCACCTCCAAATTCCACGGCTTCATCAGCGAAAGATTTTACCAAATCTATGGTTTTCAAGTAATCACGGACAAGTTGCCGGAGTATTCCATTCCCTTTCCCATGAAGGATACGGACTTCGTTGGTCTGCACCATAATGGCTTCATCGATAAAATCTGCCACTTTACTAATTGCCTCATCCCCACGCATTCCTCGGATATCGATAGAGGATTTAAAATTAAGTTTACGGCTTCCCAGATCAATACCCTTGGTGGAACTTGATGTTTTATTCATCTTTGCAGCCCGGCGGTATTCATTATTGGTGATTTTTTCAAGCCTTTCAAGGGGCAGGCTCGTGATCATGCTGCCAAAGGCAATGTAGGCGTTTTTGTTGTTGATTTCTATTACTTCGCCAATGGTTTCCTGTCCGGAAAGCCTTACTTTATCGCCCTGAACGATAGGCATTTCTTTTTCAGTTTCAGGGGCTTTGGCTGTTTCTGTTTTTCCTGTTGGAGGTTTTCTGCTTTTTTGCCTTTCCTGCCTGTTTTTGATTTGTTCCATTTTGCGGGCAATCAGCTGATCGTCTTCGGAAGCTGCCGGATTTGCTATTTTTTGCTTAAAATCTTCGAGTTGTTCCCTGGCTACTTTGGTCCGTTCTTTCTCGGCCTGTGTTTCTTTAATGATGCGGATGGTATTTTCAATCTGCCTGTTGGTTTTGGAAAGTATTTCTGCGGCTTCCTGACGTGCCTTGTCTATAATGGATTTTCGAAGTTCTTGGGTCTCGGTTAGCTCAGAGGCATATTTTTCGGTGGTTTCTTCCATCCGTTTTTCTATTTTCCGGATATTCTCACGTTTTTGTTCCCAATAGCGTTTATCGCGCAAAACGTTTCTGAGGTTTTTATCAAAATCAACGTGGTCTTTACCTATTTTTTGAGTGGCTTCCTGCAGGATATTTTCAGGAAGTCCGATTTTTCTTGCCATTTCGAAAGCGAAGCTGCTGCCCGGCCTTCCTATCTCAAGCATATACAAAGGTTGCATCTGTCCGGCATCGAAAAGCATGGCACCATTGACTATCCCAGGTGTATTTCCTGCAAATACCTTAAGATTGGTGTAGTGTGTGGTGATTACTCCAAAAGCCTGGTTGTTGTTCAGATGGTTCAGAACAGCTTCGGCGATGGCCCCACCCAGCATGGGCTCGGTACCGGTGCCGAATTCGTCAATCAACAATAAAGTTTTATTGTCTGCATTTTTTGCAAAAAACTTCATGTTAAGCAAGTGTGAACTGTAAGTACTCAGGTCATTTTCGATGGATTGTTCATCACCGATGTCAATAAAAATGTGATGGAAGAGGCCCATGGTGGAACCCTCTTTTATGGGTACCAACAATCCACATTGTAACATATATTGCAGAAGTCCGACGGTTTGCAGGCAAACTGATTTTCCTCCTGCATTGGGGCCTGAAATCAGAAGTATTCTTGCCTTGGGGGTTAATTGTATGTCAAGCGGGACAATGGGTTTATCATCTTTTTTATGTGACAGGTACAGCAGGGGATGCCGGGCTTTGTCCCATTGAATGATTTGTTCATCAATAAAAGCAGGTTTGATGGCTTCAATTTCTATGGCAAACAGGGCTTTTGCCCGGATAAAATCAATGGTTCCCATGAAATCGTAAGATTTGAGCAAATCGTCAATGTATGGCCTGAGGAAATTGGTGAAATCGGTCAGTATTTTGGTGATTTCCCTTTTTTCGGCATATTCCAGCTCTTTAATTTCATTGTTTAATTCGACTACTTCCACCGGCTCGATGTAAGATGTTTTTCCTGTTGCCGACTCGTCGTGTACCAGTCCTTTTATCTTGCGTTTATTTGAAGAATTGATGGGAATGACCATACGTCCATCGCGCAGCGAAACCGAAACATCAGATTCTACCCAGCCTTCATTTTGGGCCTGTTTTAATATAGCTAAAATTCTTTTGCTGACTGACGAGAGTTTCTGGCTCATCTCTTTCCGGATCAGGGCTAATTGCTGGGAAGCATTATCTTTTATTTGTCCCCGGGAATTGATGATACTGTCTATCTTTTCAAGCACCAAAGGATAGATGGTCACTTCTTTGGTCAGCTCATTGAGATGGGGATATTTGTCATCAGTTTTGTTTTTAAAGAAACGAAGAATGGCCCGGATGGTTTCCAGCGAACGCTTCATATCGAATAGCTCTATTTCCGTGAGGAACATGCCTTCAATCCTTGCTCTTTTCAGAAAGGGAGTAAGGTCAACAAAGTGGTCAACGGGAAAATTTTCTTCAAACAAACAGATTTGCCTGAATTCTTCGCTTTGATTTAAGAGTACATCAATTTGTTCGAAATTTTCTATAAAACAAATTGCATCGGCCTTGTCCTTGCCCAATGAGCAAAGGCATTTTGCTTTAATCATTGCCCGGATCCTGTCGAAACCGGTCTTTGTTTCAAAGTTTGATGGATAAATCAACGGCTTAAGTTGTTAATGACAAATCAGAATGACAAAATTAATAAAATTCGGGTAGCAAACTGAACTATTCGCAATGGCAAAGTGAGATTATAAATTTTTGTTAAAAATTGTAGGTGGGGAATACATTTTTACATAAAACAAAAACTATTTGACGAGTTTTATCGTATCAGTGACAAAATGTAGATAATTTTATTTTATCTGAATAATTGAGTGGAATTTCATCTAAAATTGCTTTTAAACAGTTTAGGTTAAGTACATAGCAGGGGTGAGTGAGCAGTTTTAATTAAATTTAATTAATGCGAACTTTTATGTACAAGATTTTAATAGGGATGACCTCCCTTATTGTTAGTTTAATAAATCTCACATATTCTCAGGAATATAATGAAATTCGACATTTTTCTAGTGCAAATGGTTTGTCCAACAATTCTGTTACCTGCATTATTCAGGATCCGTACAAGTTTATATGGATTGGTACCAACAATGGCCTGAATCTTTTCGATGGGGACAATTTTAAAGTTTATAATAAAATAGCCGGAAATTCTACGAGTCTGCCGGATGAGACGATAACCGGTTTGTTTGTCGACAGCAAAGGCTGGTTATGGGTGGGTACAGCGGCAGGAGGGGCTTGCATTTATAATCCCGTCAAAGAGTCTTTTAAAAGAATTGTCAATAAGCCTCAGAGTTATTTCAATCAGGTTGATAACAAGCGAATCATTGGTTTTGCAGAGGACAGGAATAGTAATGTCTGGATTGCAACCCTGGAGGGACTGAATAAATTTAACAGAAAAGGGGGAAGCATTGAACAGTTTTATGCAACTTATCCGGCCGGCGTTCTTTTAAACTTTATTCGAAGTAACCGGAAAAATTTTCCTGTTGGTTTTGAGCAAATGGTATTAAAGTTGAAAAAGAAAAATGGGGAAATCGATAAATATTTACTACATAATGCCTGCATTGCTCAATATGGTTTAACGACTGAATTTGAAAAACTTAGATATATCACCAATGGAATACGGGACAAGCTTACCCATTGCCTGCTTGACGACAAAATTACATCCTTATATGCGGATGATGCCGGGTTTATATGGATTGGATATCTTACAAACGGTTTTTCAAGGTTTGATCCACTCACCCATACTTTTAAGCATTATCCTTTTTTGCCTTCCCTAACTAATATGGGCAATATTAGCACCTTCTGCAAATTGAATTCCAGGCTTTATATAGGTTTTGAAGGGGGGGGGATCGAAGTTCTCGATCTTTCCACAGGAAAGCAATCCATATTGCCCCACCGGATTAACCTCAAGCAACTTAAACAAATCTGTCGTTATGATGCAAACCACCTTTGGATCGTGTCTG encodes:
- a CDS encoding Smr/MutS family protein, which codes for MIYPSNFETKTGFDRIRAMIKAKCLCSLGKDKADAICFIENFEQIDVLLNQSEEFRQICLFEENFPVDHFVDLTPFLKRARIEGMFLTEIELFDMKRSLETIRAILRFFKNKTDDKYPHLNELTKEVTIYPLVLEKIDSIINSRGQIKDNASQQLALIRKEMSQKLSSVSKRILAILKQAQNEGWVESDVSVSLRDGRMVIPINSSNKRKIKGLVHDESATGKTSYIEPVEVVELNNEIKELEYAEKREITKILTDFTNFLRPYIDDLLKSYDFMGTIDFIRAKALFAIEIEAIKPAFIDEQIIQWDKARHPLLYLSHKKDDKPIVPLDIQLTPKARILLISGPNAGGKSVCLQTVGLLQYMLQCGLLVPIKEGSTMGLFHHIFIDIGDEQSIENDLSTYSSHLLNMKFFAKNADNKTLLLIDEFGTGTEPMLGGAIAEAVLNHLNNNQAFGVITTHYTNLKVFAGNTPGIVNGAMLFDAGQMQPLYMLEIGRPGSSFAFEMARKIGLPENILQEATQKIGKDHVDFDKNLRNVLRDKRYWEQKRENIRKIEKRMEETTEKYASELTETQELRKSIIDKARQEAAEILSKTNRQIENTIRIIKETQAEKERTKVAREQLEDFKQKIANPAASEDDQLIARKMEQIKNRQERQKSRKPPTGKTETAKAPETEKEMPIVQGDKVRLSGQETIGEVIEINNKNAYIAFGSMITSLPLERLEKITNNEYRRAAKMNKTSSSTKGIDLGSRKLNFKSSIDIRGMRGDEAISKVADFIDEAIMVQTNEVRILHGKGNGILRQLVRDYLKTIDLVKSFADEAVEFGGAGITVVKF